In the Arachis ipaensis cultivar K30076 chromosome B10, Araip1.1, whole genome shotgun sequence genome, one interval contains:
- the LOC107621922 gene encoding uncharacterized protein LOC107621922 has protein sequence MEVLKSWECETNTRETSSEEEEHNSNEDSVHTVAFALGTVVLMVCLKRFLVEQWRAWVFLLLNVILLAIFFMSTKKPRWSVQTQESKNRIQRIKTHLKKDSVPPPSEESKECSENNDSNNKKMDGDEDEGEEEEEEEEEAVAALSKEELNERVEAFIAMFRQHLISDVKQGFNFPQTANLRTRPNKIQVSCC, from the coding sequence ATGGAGGTGCTCAAGAGTTGGGAGTGTGAGACTAATACTCGAGAAACCAGTAGCGAGGAAGAAGAACACAACAGCAACGAAGATAGCGTACATACCGTTGCGTTCGCACTAGGTACGGTGGTTTTAATGGTGTGTCTGAAGAGGTTTCTTGTTGAGCAATGGCGCGCTTGGGTCTTCCTTCTTCTCAATGTCATCCTACTCGCCATTTTCTTCATGTCTACTAAGAAACCGAGATGGAGTGTTCAGACTCAAGAAAGCAAAAACCGTATCCAACGAATCAAAACTCATTTAAAAAAAGATAGTGTCCCGCCGCCTTCTGAAGAAAGTAAGGAGTGCAGTGAAAATAATGACAGCAACAACAAAAAGATGGACGGGGACGAGGACGAGggcgaagaagaggaggaggaggaggaggaggcagTGGCGGCGCTTTCAAAAGAGGAGCTGAATGAGAGAGTGGAGGCGTTCATAGCCATGTTTAGGCAGCACCTCATCTCCGATGTCAAACAAGGTTTCAACTTCCCCCAAACGGCCAATCTAAGGACGCGGCCTAACAAGATTCAAGTTTCTTGCTGTTGA
- the LOC107624488 gene encoding centlein-like, which produces MERRQPENLNHLAITNSCQRKQTAMEGTYREPSLFSQTVTEPNSNFMMQQQKLEEETQKLVALKKAYADVILNTGKEAAVRVMASEWRIHGFRHELEWTKEEGLRMMLRLKHMLDAKTAEAERASINQQRKIEELEAQLNEAEDVITDLRIELKQVYNELEKTKISQIQSFDEQNINRAPSVEEDAQPETSVSSPNQDQDHITNCNVKTISPTLKPVDDNCNNLPKQSEQLCIPNLEDFYARKPDFASIIMRSKKSELCKNGCTQRVCALEGNMLDEKLLSREEHNQHICLKKRLSAPCTGAKKMEMKKHVKFHKSRTRKRFSYCRSCFHSSCRIHLGEKCKSSKGACSLPSIKLCAICKLKRNKRCGHVRIRSSASAHCKPSLVLKQPSYDEYVARMMPTPPLTNVGPVHESASVKENLQAVNKYELLEKAIEKDNDLEGSTSKNLAGLSNTAKVEIVDIPSLSINLANPKAFEENGGSPGRLLKYTFQRKRKKESLGTADAQTGSEKSTVKQRIEKKI; this is translated from the exons ATGGAGCGACGACAACCAGAAAACTTAAACCATCTTGCAATTACTAACAG CTGCCAGCGAAAACAAACCGCAATGGAGGGAACATACAGAGAACCCTCTCTCTTCTCGCAAACTGTAACGGAACCTAACTCCAATTTCATGATGCAGCAGCAAAAGCTAGAAGAAGAAACTCAG AAATTGGTCGCCTTGAAGAAGGCTTATGCAGATGTGATTCTTAACACTGGAAAAGAGGCCGCAGTCAGGGTAATGGCTTCAGAATGGAGGATCCATGGATTTCGCCATGAACTCGAATGGACCAAAGAAGAGGGGCTTCGAATGATGCTTAGATTGAAGCATATGCTTGATGCAAAG ACAGCTGAAGCAGAGAGAGCGTcaattaaccagcaaagaaaaattGAAGAGCTTGAAGCACAATTGAATGAGGCAGAGGATGTTATAACGGATCTTAGGATAGAGTTAAAACAAGTATACAACGAGTTAGAGAAGACAAAGATTAGTCAGATCCAATCTTTTGATGAGCAAAACATAAATCGCGCTCCATCTGTTGAAGAGGATGCACAACCCGAGACTTCAGTATCCTCTCCTAATCAAGATCAAGATCATATCACAAATTGCAACGTAAAGACCATATCCCCGACTTTGAAGCCTGTGGATGATAACTGCAATAATTTGCCAAAACAATCAGAACAATTGTGCATCCCTAACTTAGAAGATTTCTATGCTCGTAAACCTGATTTTGCTTCCATCATCATGAGAAGCAAGAAATCTGAACTTTGCAAAAATGGATGTACTCAGAGGGTCTGTGCACTGGAAGGAAACATGCTGGATGAGAAGCTTCTCTCTAGAGAGGAGCACAATCAACATATTTGTCTAAAGAAAAGACTTAGTGCCCCATGTACCGGAGCAAAGAAAATGGAGATGAAGAAACATGTCAAATTCCATAAAAGTCGAACAAGGAAGAGATTTTCATATTGTAGATCATGCTTTCATTCATCTTGTAGAATACATCTTGGTGAAAAATGTAAATCCagcaaaggtgcatgctctctaccTTCTATCAAGCTTTGTGCCATTTGcaaattgaaaagaaataaaagatgtGGACATGTAAGAATCAGATCTTCTGCTTCTGCACATTGTAAACCATCACTTGTTCTTAAGCAGCCTAGCTACGATGAATATGTTGCGAGGATGATGCCTACTCCCCCCTTGACAAATGTAGGACCTGTGCATGAATCTGCTTCTGTTAAAGAAAATTTACAGGCAGTTAATAAATATGAACTGTTAGAGAAGGCCATTGAGAAGGATAACGATTTAGAAGGGAGCACTTCAAAGAATTTAGCAGGTCTGAGTAATACGGCGAAAGTTGAGATTGTTGATATTCCATCTTTGAGTATTAATTTGGCAAATCCAAAAGCATTTGAAGAAAATGGTGGATCCCCTGGGAGGCTTCTGAAGTATACTTtccaaaggaaaagaaaaaaggaatcTTTGGGAACTGCAGATGCACAGACTGGTTCCGAGAAAAGCACAGTGAAGCAGAGGATTGAGAAGAAAATCTGA
- the LOC107622735 gene encoding glucose-6-phosphate isomerase, cytosolic: protein MASSTLISDTEQWKELKAHVADIKKTHLRDLLRDDARSQSMTVEFDGILLDYSRQQATLETVGKLFKLAEAASLKQKIGRMYNGEHINSTENRSVLHVALRASRDAVIQSDGKNVVPDVWKVLDKIKEFSERVRSGSWVGATGKQLKDVVAIGIGGSFLGPLFVHTALQTDPEASESSRGRQLRFLANVDPIDVARNITGLNPETTLVVVVSKTFTTAETMLNARTLREWISSALGPSAVAKHMVAVSTNLTLVEKFGIDPNNAFAFWDWVGGRYSVCSAVGVLPLSIQYGFPVIEKFLKGASSIDQHVHSEPFEKNIPVLLGLLSVWNVSFLGYPARAILPYSQALEKLAPHIQQVSMESNGKGVSIDGVPLPFEAGEIDFGEPGTNGQHSFYQLIHQGRVIPCDFIGVVKSQQPVYLKGEVVSNHDELMSNFFAQPDALAYGKTPEQLQKENVPPHLVAHKTFTGNRPSVSLLLPSLNAYNIGQLLAIYEHRVAVQGFIWNINSFDQWGVELGKSLATQVRKQLNASRTKKEPIQGFNFSTTTMLTRYLQASADIPADPPTHLPQI, encoded by the exons ATGGCTTCTTCCACGCTAATCTCTGACACTGAGCAATGGAAGGAGTTGAAG GCCCATGTCGCAGACATAAAAAAGACTCATTTGCGAGATTTATTGCGTGATGATGCTAGATCCCAGTCCATGACTGT GGAGTTTGATGGGATTCTATTGGACTACTCAAGACAGCAGGCTACCCTTGAAACAGTGGGAAAACTCTTCAAATTGGCTGAG GCTGCATCCCTGAAACAGAAGATAGGCCGAATGTACAATGGGGAGCAT ATAAATAGCACTGAGAATAGGTCAGTGCTTCATGTTGCTCTTCGTGCTTCAAGGGATGCTGTTATACAGAGTGATGGAAAGAATGTTGTCCCTGATGTTTGGAAAGTGCTGGACAAAATAAAGGAGTTTTCCGAGCGGGTTCGCAGTGGATCTTGG GTTGGAGCTACAGGAAAGCAACTGAAGGATGTTGTTGCCATCGGTATTGGTGGTAGCTTCTTAGGCCCACTTTTTGTGCACACTGCTCTACAAACAG ATCCTGAAGCAAGTGAATCTTCAAGAGGACGTCAGCTGCGCTT TCTTGCAAACGTTGATCCAATTGATGTTGCCAGAAATATCACGGGATTAAATCCTGAAACAACCCTAG TTGTGGTTGTTTCAAAGACATTTACAACTGCCGAAACAATGTTGAATGCTCGAACACTCAGGGAATGGATTTCATCTGCTCTCGG GCCCTCAGCAGTTGCAAAACATATGGTTGCTGTCAGTACTAATCTTACG CTTGTGGAAAAGTTTGGCATTGACCCTAATAATGCTTTTGCATTTTGGGATTGGGTTGGTGGCCGATATAGTG TTTGCAGTGCTGTTGGAGTATTGCCTTTATCAATACAATATGGTTTCCCAGTAATTGAGAA GTTTCTAAAGGGAGCTTCCAGTATTGATCAACATGTGCATTCAGAACCATTTGAAAAAAATATACCT GTGCTTCTCGGGTTGTTGAGCGTATGGAATGTCTCATTCCTTGGATATCCTGCCAGA GCTATCTTACCTTATTCTCAAGCCTTGGAGAAGCTTGCCCCACACATTCAACAG GTCAGCATGGAAAGTAATGGAAAGGGAGTTTCTATTGATGGGGTACCTCTACCATTTGAGGCTGGTGAGATTGATTTTGGTGAACCAGGAACAAACGGGCAACACAGTTTTTATCAACTTATACACCAG GGCCGTGTTATTCCTTGTGATTTTATTGGAGTTGTGAAAAGTCAGCAACCTGTTTACCTGAAAG GTGAGGTAGTGAGCAATCATGATGAGCTAATGTCAAATTTCTTTGCACAACCAGATGCCCTTGCCTATGGGAAG ACACCAGAACAGTTGCAAAAAGAGAATGTTCCACCACATCTTGTGGCACACAAG ACCTTCACTGGCAATCGGCCGTCTGTCAGTCTTCTGCTTCCATCATTGAATGCTTATAATATTGGACAG TTGTTAGCAATCTATGAACATAGAGTTGCTGTTCAAGGTTTCATATGGAACATCAATTCTTTTGATCAATGGGGAGTGGAACTGGGGAAG TCATTAGCTACTCAAGTGAGAAAGCAACTTAATGCGTCGCGTACAAAGAAGGAACCAATTCAAGGCTTTAATTTCAGTACTACAACTATGTTAACAAGATATCTTCAG GCAAGTGCAGATATCCCAGCTGATCCACCAACTCATTTACCTCAGATTTAA